A genomic segment from Ramlibacter agri encodes:
- a CDS encoding acetoacetate--CoA ligase yields the protein MSASTPEILWQPSPEQAAASRLAAYQQWLQQKHGLTFADYEALWQWSVDQLEDFWTSIWNFFDVQADGSPQPVLGAQQMPGAQWFPNARLNYAEHIFRNATDTRPALIARNEDGIREISWAQLRRDVGALAHRLRALGVQAGDRVASYLPNQAETVTAFLACASLGATWSSCAPDMGPTVVLDRLRQIEPKLLLATDSYRYNGKVHDRLATVHELLRELPSVRAVLHVAGPLAAQRAVDWRDRLPWSEAVAQEAELTFKRLPFDHPLWIVYSSGTTGLPKAMVHGHGGIVITHLKTMALQHDLRPGDRMLFLGGTGWIVWNLLVGGLLVGGTIVLYDGNPAWPDAQAIWRFLDQQEVTLFGCGAAFLINCMKDGVRPRDFAPLPRLRAINATGSPLPVEAFKWVYDAVKTDVWLASISGGTDIASGFVACAPTLPTTAGEIQCRELGVAAYAYNEAGQPVIDEVGELVVTKPMPSMPLYFWNDAGGQRYLESYFDTFPGLWRHGDWIRFTPRGTAIIYGRSDSTINRFGIRMGTAEIYRVVEELPEVRDSLVVDLEYLGRPSYMALFVVLHSGLVLDDALKSRIANAIRTKASARHVPNEVYRVAEVPRTLTGKKMEVPVRKLLLGASPEKVASPDAMANPGSLAFFVDLAKQLNP from the coding sequence ATGAGCGCATCGACCCCGGAAATCCTCTGGCAACCGTCCCCTGAGCAGGCCGCCGCCAGCCGCCTGGCTGCCTACCAGCAGTGGCTGCAGCAGAAGCACGGCCTCACCTTCGCCGACTACGAAGCCCTGTGGCAATGGTCGGTGGACCAGCTCGAGGACTTCTGGACCAGCATCTGGAACTTCTTCGACGTGCAGGCCGACGGCAGCCCGCAGCCGGTGCTGGGCGCGCAGCAGATGCCCGGCGCGCAGTGGTTCCCGAACGCGCGGCTGAACTACGCCGAGCACATCTTCCGCAATGCCACGGATACGCGCCCGGCGCTGATCGCCCGCAACGAAGACGGCATCCGTGAAATCTCCTGGGCGCAGCTGCGGCGCGATGTCGGCGCGCTCGCGCACCGGCTGCGCGCACTGGGCGTGCAGGCGGGCGACCGCGTCGCCTCCTACCTGCCGAACCAGGCCGAAACCGTCACGGCCTTCCTCGCCTGCGCCAGCCTCGGCGCCACTTGGTCCAGCTGCGCGCCCGACATGGGACCGACCGTGGTGCTGGACCGCCTGCGCCAGATCGAACCGAAGCTGCTGCTGGCGACCGACAGCTACCGCTACAACGGCAAGGTGCACGACCGCCTCGCCACCGTGCACGAGCTGCTGCGCGAGCTGCCCAGCGTGCGCGCCGTGCTGCACGTGGCCGGCCCGCTGGCGGCGCAGCGCGCGGTCGACTGGCGCGACCGCCTGCCGTGGAGCGAGGCCGTCGCTCAGGAGGCGGAGCTCACGTTCAAGCGGCTGCCCTTCGACCATCCGCTGTGGATCGTCTATTCGTCCGGCACCACCGGCCTGCCCAAGGCCATGGTGCATGGGCACGGCGGCATCGTGATCACGCACCTGAAGACGATGGCGCTGCAGCACGACCTGCGGCCCGGCGACCGCATGCTGTTCCTGGGCGGCACCGGCTGGATCGTGTGGAACCTGCTGGTGGGCGGCCTGCTGGTGGGCGGCACCATCGTGCTGTACGACGGCAACCCGGCCTGGCCCGATGCGCAGGCGATCTGGCGCTTCCTGGACCAGCAGGAGGTGACCTTGTTCGGCTGCGGCGCGGCCTTCCTGATCAACTGCATGAAGGACGGCGTGCGGCCGCGCGACTTCGCGCCCCTGCCCAGGCTACGCGCGATCAACGCCACCGGCTCGCCGCTGCCGGTGGAAGCGTTCAAGTGGGTCTACGACGCAGTGAAGACTGACGTCTGGCTCGCCTCCATCAGCGGCGGCACCGACATCGCTTCCGGCTTCGTCGCCTGCGCGCCGACCTTGCCGACGACCGCCGGCGAGATCCAGTGCCGCGAGCTGGGGGTGGCCGCCTATGCCTACAACGAAGCCGGGCAGCCGGTGATCGATGAAGTGGGCGAGCTGGTGGTGACGAAGCCGATGCCGTCGATGCCGCTGTACTTCTGGAACGATGCCGGCGGCCAGCGCTACCTGGAAAGCTACTTCGACACCTTCCCGGGCCTGTGGCGGCACGGCGACTGGATCCGCTTCACGCCGCGCGGCACGGCCATCATCTACGGCCGCTCGGACAGCACCATCAACCGGTTCGGCATCCGCATGGGCACGGCGGAAATCTACCGCGTGGTGGAGGAACTGCCCGAAGTACGCGACAGCCTGGTGGTGGACCTCGAGTACCTCGGCCGGCCGTCCTACATGGCGCTGTTCGTGGTGTTGCATTCGGGGCTGGTGCTGGACGACGCGCTGAAAAGTCGCATCGCCAACGCCATCCGCACCAAGGCTTCGGCGCGCCACGTGCCGAACGAGGTCTATCGGGTCGCCGAGGTGCCGCGCACGCTGACCGGCAAGAAGATGGAGGTGCCGGTCCGCAAGCTGCTGCTGGGCGCATCGCCGGAGAAGGTGGCGAGCCCGGATGCGATGGCCAATCCGGGCAGCCTGGCCTTCTTCGTCGATCTGGCGAAACAGCTGAATCCATGA
- a CDS encoding MFS transporter: MPNGTFRSLRGFNYRVWWGGALVSNIGTWMQRTAQDWIVLTELTHHDAAAVGIVMGLQFGPQFVLLPFTGYVADRFDKRKLLMATQSAQGLLALGLGLLTLAGWVHLWHVYVFALLLGCVSAFDAPARQTFVSQLVGDEHLSNAVALNSTSFNAARMIGPAVAGLMIAGVGTGVVFVLNALSFGAVLCSLRMLRPHEFHERASGPARRGGLVDGFRHAWEQPDLRTVLVMFFLIGTFGINFPIYISAMSVSVFHVGAGQFGLLTSAMAIGSVTGALLSAQREKPRMAWLLSGALAFGTALTAAAVMPSYALFAVALFFVGLSTQTFTTTAHGAAQLWSDPSLRGRVIAIVMAVSVGGTPLGAPLLGMIANHFGPRWSLVAGGASGFLALLVGLHGRARYSRLQTR, translated from the coding sequence TTGCCCAATGGCACCTTCCGGTCGCTGCGCGGCTTCAACTATCGGGTCTGGTGGGGCGGCGCCCTGGTCTCCAACATCGGCACCTGGATGCAGCGCACGGCGCAGGACTGGATCGTCCTCACCGAGCTGACGCACCACGACGCCGCCGCCGTGGGCATCGTCATGGGCCTGCAGTTCGGCCCGCAGTTCGTGCTGCTGCCCTTCACGGGCTACGTGGCCGACCGCTTCGACAAGCGCAAGCTGCTGATGGCGACGCAATCGGCGCAGGGCCTGCTGGCGCTGGGCCTGGGCCTGCTCACGCTGGCCGGCTGGGTGCACCTGTGGCACGTCTACGTGTTCGCGCTGCTGCTCGGTTGCGTCAGTGCCTTCGATGCGCCGGCGCGCCAGACCTTCGTCAGCCAGCTGGTGGGCGACGAGCACCTGTCCAACGCGGTCGCGCTCAATTCCACGTCCTTCAATGCGGCCCGCATGATCGGGCCGGCCGTGGCCGGGCTGATGATCGCCGGCGTCGGCACCGGCGTGGTGTTCGTCCTCAATGCGCTGTCCTTCGGCGCCGTGCTGTGTTCGCTGCGCATGCTGCGGCCGCACGAGTTCCATGAACGCGCCTCCGGCCCGGCCCGCCGCGGCGGGCTGGTGGACGGCTTCCGCCACGCGTGGGAACAGCCGGACCTGCGCACGGTGCTGGTGATGTTCTTCCTGATCGGCACCTTCGGCATCAATTTCCCGATCTACATCTCCGCCATGTCGGTCTCGGTGTTCCACGTCGGCGCCGGCCAGTTCGGCCTGCTGACGTCGGCGATGGCCATCGGCTCGGTGACGGGCGCGCTGCTGTCCGCGCAGCGCGAGAAACCGCGCATGGCCTGGCTGCTGAGCGGCGCGCTGGCCTTCGGCACGGCGCTGACGGCGGCGGCGGTGATGCCAAGCTACGCTTTGTTCGCCGTGGCGCTGTTCTTCGTCGGCCTGTCCACGCAGACCTTCACCACCACGGCCCACGGCGCAGCCCAGCTCTGGAGCGACCCGTCGCTGCGCGGCCGCGTCATCGCGATCGTGATGGCGGTGTCGGTGGGCGGCACGCCGCTGGGCGCCCCGCTGCTGGGCATGATCGCCAACCACTTCGGCCCGCGCTGGTCGCTGGTGGCGGGCGGAGCGTCGGGCTTCCTGGCGCTGCTGGTGGGCCTGCATGGCCGGGCCCGGTATTCGCGTTTGCAGACGCGTTGA
- a CDS encoding MarR family winged helix-turn-helix transcriptional regulator, translating into MSTKSNHDLAVELHDLMNRLKRRLREHSGSADLPPSHVAVLRRLEREGAQTVTALARAGGVRSQSMGATVAALQAAGHISGAPDPQDGRQTLLSLTPACRKWLRDTRATRQDWLQRAIESQLSPREQQDLAKALALLQRVVEAQPQVQEN; encoded by the coding sequence ATGTCGACCAAGTCCAACCACGATCTCGCCGTCGAGCTTCATGACCTCATGAACCGGCTCAAGCGGCGCCTGCGCGAGCATTCCGGCAGCGCCGACCTGCCGCCCTCCCACGTGGCCGTGCTGCGGCGGCTGGAGCGCGAGGGTGCCCAGACCGTGACGGCGCTCGCCCGCGCCGGCGGCGTGCGCTCGCAGAGCATGGGCGCCACCGTGGCCGCGCTGCAGGCGGCGGGCCACATCAGCGGCGCGCCGGACCCGCAGGACGGACGGCAGACGCTGCTGTCCCTGACACCCGCATGCCGCAAGTGGCTGCGCGACACGCGCGCGACGCGCCAGGACTGGCTGCAGCGCGCCATCGAGTCCCAGCTGTCGCCACGCGAACAGCAGGACCTGGCCAAGGCCCTGGCGCTGCTGCAGCGCGTGGTCGAGGCCCAACCGCAGGTGCAGGAGAACTGA
- the gndA gene encoding NADP-dependent phosphogluconate dehydrogenase, whose translation MDISQTADIGIVGLGVMGENLALNLESHGFAVAGFDLEATRRDSFSQRTAGKRAFTARSLAELVGCLKLPRRLLVMVPAGAAVDAVLADLRPLLYAGDVVMDGGNTRFGDTQRRILDLQGTGILYVGTGVSGGEEGALHGPALMPGGDPQAWPLVQPVLQAIAARAEDGAPCCEWMGPGGAGHFVKTVHNGIEYADMQTICEAFWLMQELLGMTPGEMSPVFAQWNEGPLSSYLVGITADILAHTDRESGKPLVDLILDTAEQKGTGKWASQIALELGITAPTIADAVFARTVSAVKDERVAAADILRGPGKLAAVEREAFVAKIHNALLAAKICAYAQGFQLLAGADREYQWHLPFATIAAVWRAGCIIRARLLEDIRRAYAHAPDLQNLLVDAHFAGVMAQCQQDLREVVATAALHGVAVPAFMSALAYYDAYRAPRLPANLLQAQRDYFGAHTYQRVDRPGKFHTRWTE comes from the coding sequence ATGGACATTTCACAGACTGCGGACATCGGCATCGTCGGACTCGGCGTGATGGGCGAGAACCTTGCCCTCAACCTGGAGAGCCACGGCTTCGCCGTCGCCGGCTTCGACCTCGAGGCCACGCGCCGGGACAGTTTTTCGCAGCGCACCGCGGGCAAGCGCGCCTTCACGGCCCGTTCGCTGGCCGAACTGGTGGGCTGCCTCAAGTTGCCGCGCCGCTTGCTGGTGATGGTGCCGGCCGGCGCGGCCGTCGACGCCGTGCTGGCGGACCTGCGGCCGCTGCTCTATGCGGGCGACGTCGTCATGGATGGCGGCAACACGCGCTTCGGCGACACGCAGCGGCGCATCCTGGACCTGCAGGGAACCGGCATCCTGTACGTGGGCACCGGCGTGAGCGGCGGCGAGGAGGGCGCGCTGCATGGCCCGGCCCTCATGCCCGGCGGCGACCCGCAGGCCTGGCCGCTGGTGCAGCCCGTGCTGCAGGCGATCGCCGCACGGGCCGAGGACGGCGCGCCGTGCTGCGAATGGATGGGGCCGGGCGGCGCCGGCCATTTCGTCAAGACCGTGCACAACGGCATCGAGTACGCCGACATGCAGACCATCTGCGAGGCCTTCTGGCTGATGCAGGAGCTGCTGGGCATGACGCCGGGCGAGATGAGCCCGGTGTTCGCGCAGTGGAACGAAGGGCCTCTTTCGAGCTACCTGGTCGGCATCACGGCCGACATCCTGGCGCACACCGACCGCGAAAGCGGCAAGCCGCTGGTGGACCTGATCCTCGACACCGCGGAGCAGAAGGGCACCGGCAAGTGGGCCAGCCAGATCGCGCTGGAGCTGGGCATCACGGCGCCGACCATCGCGGACGCGGTGTTCGCGCGCACGGTGAGCGCGGTGAAGGACGAGCGCGTGGCGGCCGCGGACATCCTGCGCGGGCCGGGCAAGCTTGCGGCGGTGGAGCGCGAAGCCTTCGTGGCGAAGATCCACAACGCGCTGCTGGCGGCCAAGATCTGCGCCTATGCGCAGGGCTTCCAGCTACTGGCCGGGGCCGACCGCGAGTACCAGTGGCACCTGCCTTTCGCCACCATCGCGGCCGTCTGGCGCGCGGGCTGCATCATCCGGGCGCGGTTGCTGGAAGACATCCGCCGTGCCTACGCGCACGCGCCCGACTTGCAGAACCTGCTGGTCGATGCGCACTTCGCGGGCGTGATGGCGCAATGCCAGCAGGACCTGCGCGAGGTGGTGGCGACGGCGGCGCTGCACGGCGTGGCGGTGCCGGCCTTCATGAGCGCGCTGGCGTACTACGACGCCTACCGCGCGCCGCGGCTGCCGGCGAACCTGCTGCAGGCGCAGCGGGATTACTTCGGGGCGCACACCTACCAGCGGGTGGATCGGCCGGGGAAGTTCCACACCCGCTGGACGGAGTGA